The following are from one region of the Phormidium sp. PBR-2020 genome:
- a CDS encoding type II toxin-antitoxin system ParD family antitoxin produces MSLSLTPEIEQRIAHQLNQGGYQSADELILAALELLDKREQYLAELRQQIEIGASQIQQGKVTEGELVFNRLLNRLQQQTEDS; encoded by the coding sequence ATGAGTTTATCCCTGACACCAGAAATTGAACAACGCATTGCCCATCAACTCAATCAGGGAGGCTACCAGTCAGCAGATGAACTGATATTAGCCGCCTTGGAACTATTAGACAAAAGAGAACAATATCTAGCCGAACTGCGCCAGCAAATCGAAATCGGGGCAAGCCAAATTCAACAAGGAAAAGTTACAGAGGGAGAACTTGTATTTAATCGACTGCTGAACCGTTTACAGCAACAAACTGAAGATTCCTGA
- a CDS encoding DUF86 domain-containing protein — translation MVKNKQALLDIIRAIQQILGYVENIKKEEFQQDDEKQAAILYRIIIVGEATKRLSNEFCQNYPVIPWREMAGLRDVVIHDYDELDIDILWNVIQINLPDTLPQLQLIFHSLNT, via the coding sequence ATGGTAAAGAATAAACAGGCATTACTAGATATTATAAGGGCTATCCAGCAGATTCTTGGCTATGTTGAAAACATCAAAAAAGAAGAATTTCAACAAGATGATGAAAAACAGGCGGCTATTTTATATAGGATTATCATTGTTGGAGAAGCCACCAAACGATTATCCAATGAATTTTGTCAAAACTATCCAGTGATTCCTTGGCGGGAAATGGCGGGTTTACGAGATGTGGTCATCCATGATTATGACGAGCTAGATATTGACATTCTTTGGAATGTTATTCAGATTAATTTGCCTGATACACTACCTCAACTACAATTGATTTTCCACTCGTTGAACACCTAA
- a CDS encoding nucleotidyltransferase family protein: protein MTTKISDRQIYNRLGITPQQLAEFCQHWQIVEFALFGSILRDDFNPNSDVDILVTFQPNHSWGLEFISMREQLSTLFNRPVDLMTKQSILNSHNVLRRQNILNSAEVIYGKE from the coding sequence ATGACTACCAAAATAAGCGATCGCCAAATCTACAATCGCCTAGGGATTACGCCTCAACAACTGGCTGAGTTTTGCCAACATTGGCAGATCGTCGAATTTGCCCTATTTGGTTCTATTCTCCGAGATGACTTTAACCCCAATAGTGACGTAGATATTTTAGTTACGTTTCAGCCTAATCACTCTTGGGGTTTAGAGTTTATTTCAATGCGAGAACAACTCTCTACTCTGTTTAATCGTCCTGTAGATTTAATGACCAAGCAAAGTATTCTCAATAGTCATAACGTTCTCCGTCGCCAGAACATTCTCAACTCAGCCGAGGTCATCTATGGTAAAGAATAA
- a CDS encoding deoxynucleoside kinase → MNKYIAIEGIDGCGKTTILKELKSIYHSDKTVEFVKTPLEPFRMLVKEVWDFPLFDRFIFFAASNSYFSNAVDSEKVYVLDRFIYSTFVTHLQLEKERVHDDLLVQIIANMKLTPASTFLLRVSKTEIRRRLSDRNNKIDNALDIDRLYDLYYDSPTTDLGEIVELRNENPSDLIKNIRIIQEKINQLKNT, encoded by the coding sequence ATGAACAAATACATCGCAATAGAAGGCATTGATGGTTGCGGAAAAACTACAATTTTAAAAGAATTAAAATCAATTTATCATTCCGACAAAACAGTGGAGTTTGTCAAAACTCCTTTAGAACCCTTTAGAATGTTGGTTAAGGAGGTTTGGGATTTTCCGTTATTTGATAGATTCATATTTTTTGCTGCCTCTAATTCATATTTTTCTAACGCAGTAGATAGCGAAAAAGTTTATGTCCTTGATCGGTTTATTTACTCCACGTTCGTAACACATTTGCAGCTCGAAAAAGAACGAGTCCATGACGATTTATTAGTTCAAATTATTGCCAATATGAAATTGACTCCTGCCTCTACCTTTCTCCTGAGGGTTTCCAAAACTGAAATTAGACGCAGGCTAAGTGACAGAAATAATAAAATTGATAATGCACTTGATATAGATAGATTGTATGACCTGTACTACGATTCACCAACAACGGATTTAGGGGAAATAGTAGAACTCAGAAATGAAAACCCGTCTGATTTAATCAAAAATATTCGTATCATTCAAGAAAAAATAAATCAACTCAAAAATACCTAA
- a CDS encoding viperin family antiviral radical SAM protein produces the protein MVDFQKKTTPLVINWHLLEPCNFDCRYCYAQWNKSQLPLVFKERHLSEKLISQIASLQKKSPYIRLSFAGGEPLLDKDISHKIGFSYNLGIKNSIITNGSLISKNLSLDSVSKLSMLGISIDSASQKTNQKIGRSLNGKACNYENVIRFLDESRDINPNLRIKVNTVVNQFNWNEDLSELIMRIKPDKWKILRVLPATPKSKKEAIYYEQYEQFRVTHNHIPFAQFEDNSDMICSYLMIDPHGRFFYNSEEGYKYTESILKIGMETALKNVNFDYGKFSIRYRGSIV, from the coding sequence ATGGTTGATTTCCAAAAGAAGACAACCCCTCTTGTTATTAACTGGCACCTTTTAGAGCCATGTAACTTTGATTGTAGATATTGCTATGCCCAATGGAACAAGTCTCAACTACCACTGGTCTTCAAAGAGAGACATTTATCTGAAAAACTCATTAGCCAAATCGCTTCACTACAAAAAAAGAGTCCTTATATTCGACTGTCATTTGCAGGTGGAGAACCCTTATTAGATAAAGACATTTCCCACAAGATAGGATTTTCTTATAACTTAGGCATCAAAAACTCAATTATAACAAATGGCTCCCTTATTTCCAAAAACTTAAGCTTGGACAGTGTTTCTAAGTTATCTATGCTCGGCATCAGCATAGATAGTGCTTCTCAAAAAACAAACCAGAAAATTGGCAGAAGTCTTAATGGGAAGGCGTGCAATTACGAGAATGTTATTCGATTTTTAGATGAGAGTAGAGACATCAATCCAAATTTAAGGATAAAAGTAAACACAGTTGTTAATCAGTTTAACTGGAATGAAGATTTATCTGAGCTTATCATGAGAATTAAGCCTGATAAGTGGAAGATTCTTAGAGTATTGCCAGCCACACCAAAAAGCAAAAAAGAAGCAATTTATTATGAACAATATGAACAATTCAGGGTCACTCATAATCACATTCCTTTTGCTCAGTTTGAAGACAATAGTGACATGATTTGTAGTTATCTTATGATAGATCCTCATGGAAGATTTTTTTACAACTCAGAAGAAGGATACAAATATACCGAATCGATATTAAAAATTGGTATGGAGACGGCTTTGAAAAACGTAAATTTTGATTACGGCAAATTCTCTATACGGTATCGAGGGAGCATTGTATGA
- a CDS encoding type II toxin-antitoxin system HicB family antitoxin has translation MSSLQTTLFNYTVIFEPELDGGYHVFCPMLQGCHSQGDSFEEALANITEAMELYLDSLLADEEPIPEENLIIKPVRIAV, from the coding sequence ATGTCCAGTCTCCAAACGACCCTATTCAACTACACCGTTATTTTTGAGCCAGAATTAGATGGTGGGTATCACGTCTTCTGTCCCATGTTACAAGGCTGTCATAGCCAAGGAGATAGCTTTGAAGAGGCGTTAGCTAATATCACCGAAGCAATGGAATTGTATCTTGACAGTCTCTTAGCTGATGAAGAACCGATACCTGAAGAAAATCTCATCATCAAACCGGTTCGCATTGCGGTATGA
- a CDS encoding aspartate aminotransferase yields MVLDWISPAERVQALPPYVFARLDELKARAREQGLDLIDLGMGNPDGSTPQPVIDSAITALQNPANHGYPPFEGTGSFRQTITDWYHRRYGVKLDPEGEALPLLGSKEGLSHLALAYLNPGDLVLVPSPAYPAHFRGPLIAGAKVHSIPLSAENDWLIDLSQIPDEVADSAKMLYFNYPNNPTGATAPREFFEEIVAFARRHSILLVHDLCYAELAFDGYQPTSLLEIEGAKEIGVEFHTLSKTYNMAGWRVGFVVGNRHVIQGLRTLKTNLDYGIFSALQCAAETALQLPEVYLEQVQQRYSSRRDFLIEGLGRLGWTVRKPLATMYLWVECPPGMGSTDFALTVLQQTGVVVTPGNAFGKGGEGYVRVSLIAECDRLQTALDRLEAAGIRYE; encoded by the coding sequence ATGGTACTGGATTGGATTAGCCCTGCGGAGCGGGTGCAAGCATTACCCCCCTATGTTTTTGCGCGTCTGGATGAATTGAAAGCCCGTGCGCGGGAACAGGGTTTGGATTTGATTGATTTGGGGATGGGCAATCCCGACGGTTCCACCCCCCAACCGGTGATTGACTCAGCCATCACGGCCCTGCAAAATCCCGCCAATCACGGCTATCCTCCTTTTGAGGGAACCGGCAGTTTCCGCCAAACCATCACTGACTGGTATCACCGCCGCTATGGGGTAAAACTTGACCCTGAGGGGGAAGCGTTACCTCTGTTGGGGTCTAAAGAGGGATTGTCCCATTTGGCGTTGGCCTATCTCAATCCCGGCGATTTAGTCTTAGTTCCCAGTCCCGCCTATCCGGCCCATTTTCGCGGTCCCTTGATTGCCGGGGCCAAGGTGCATTCGATTCCCCTCTCGGCGGAGAATGACTGGCTGATTGATTTGAGTCAGATTCCCGATGAGGTGGCGGACTCAGCCAAGATGCTCTATTTCAACTATCCCAATAATCCCACCGGGGCAACGGCACCAAGGGAGTTTTTTGAGGAGATTGTGGCCTTTGCCCGCCGTCACTCGATTTTGTTGGTGCATGACTTGTGTTACGCCGAGTTAGCTTTTGATGGCTACCAGCCGACGAGTTTGTTGGAAATTGAGGGAGCCAAGGAGATTGGGGTGGAGTTCCATACCCTCTCCAAGACCTATAATATGGCTGGCTGGCGCGTGGGCTTTGTGGTGGGAAACCGCCATGTGATTCAGGGCTTGCGAACCCTAAAGACGAATTTGGATTATGGGATTTTTTCGGCGTTGCAATGTGCGGCGGAGACGGCGTTACAGTTGCCGGAAGTCTATTTGGAACAGGTGCAACAACGCTACAGCAGCCGCCGTGATTTCTTGATTGAGGGCTTGGGGCGTTTGGGCTGGACGGTCCGTAAACCCTTAGCAACAATGTATTTGTGGGTCGAATGTCCCCCTGGGATGGGATCGACGGATTTTGCCCTGACGGTGTTGCAGCAGACTGGGGTGGTGGTGACGCCGGGCAATGCCTTTGGTAAGGGGGGCGAAGGCTATGTGCGGGTTAGTTTGATTGCGGAGTGCGATCGCCTCCAGACGGCGTTAGACCGCTTAGAAGCCGCCGGAATCCGCTATGAGTAG